One region of Triticum aestivum cultivar Chinese Spring chromosome 6B, IWGSC CS RefSeq v2.1, whole genome shotgun sequence genomic DNA includes:
- the LOC123133256 gene encoding uncharacterized protein, producing MAPTPSSIPLAKRRRRRRRAKRSRVVASIAHSDWRDWASLSFGPAVLIAERVLSANLADYVRLRAVCSTWRRCTEDPRADARGGALDRRFHPRQWIMLDDSVGRVRPRHSRFLNVSTGECVRMELPELTGRVVLAPTPEGLLLLLNDDETHAVCLLNPLTGSRTDLPPATALLSGYKPDRFFQRSTGNEEALEVYGVGIAHDSTVVVNFGEHRQLAVARPGNDHWTRLRCEEDRIRGPILSFAGRVYCIVCETVMVVETSPDEHPPRLAKVAMIGDPIGRSSRPLHNVLDTLHLVDNGGELMVVHRIPRIAFISFDIYTICEKSYRVDLEAGTTTIVNGNFGGRKLFIGMRRTLSVPAGLSPFITAESDCVRMDRGKERVQPHSIVECICRYLGGHKRR from the exons ATGGCACCGACGCCATCAAGCATCCCGCTGGCCAAAaggcgtcgccgtcgccgccgggcGAAGCGCTCCCGCGTCGTTGCCTCCATCGCCCACTCTGACTG GAGGGACTGGGCGAGCCTGTCGTTCGGGCCGGCCGTGTTGATCGCCGAGCGCGTGCTCTCCGCCAACCTCGCCGACTACGTGCGCCTCCGTGCGGTGTGCAGCACGTGGCGCCGGTGCACTGAGGACCCGCGCGCCGACGCGCGCGGCGGCGCCCTAGACAGAAGGTTCCACCCTCGACAATGGATAATGCTCGATGACAGCGTCGGCCGCGTCCGCCCCCGCCACAGCCGCTTTCTGAACGTCTCCACTGGGGAGTGCGTCCGGATGGAGCTCCCGGAGCTGACTGGCCGTGTCGTCCTCGCACCCACGCCCgagggcctcctcctcctgctgaACGACGATGAGACCCACGCCGTCTGCCTGCTGAACCCGCTTACCGGCTCCCGCACCGACCTCCCGCCGGCGACCGCGCTACTCTCCGGTTACAAGCCGGACCGTTTCTTCCAAAGATCAACTGGCAACGAGGAGGCGCTCGAGGTGTACGGCGTAGGGATCGCGCACGACTCGACTGTTGTGGTCAACTTCGGGGAGCACCGCCAGCTGGCCGTCGCGAGGCCCGGCAACGACCACTGGACGAGGCTGCGCTGCGAAGAAGACCGGATCCGCGGCCCGATCCTGTCGTTCGCAGGCCGCGTGTACTGCATCGTGTGTGAGACCGTCATGGTGGTGGAGACCTCGCCGGATGAGCATCCGCCGCGACTGGCCAAGGTCGCCATGATCGGGGACCCGATCGGAAGATCGTCGCGGCCCCTTCATAATGTGTTGGACACCTTGCACCTGGTAGACAATGGCGGCGAGCTGATGGTGGTGCACCGAATACCCCGCATAGCCTTCATCAGCTTCGATATCTATACCATATGCGAAAAGTCGTACCGGGTTGATTTGGAGGCGGGGACGACAACAATCGTCAATGGCAACTTTGGCGGGCGCAAGCTGTTCATCGGCATGCGCCGGACGCTGTCCGTGCCGGCGGGGTTGTCGCCGTTCATCACCGCCGAGTCCGACTGTGTCCGGATGGACCGAGGCAAAGAGCGTGTGCAGCCACATAGTATTGTTGAGTGCATTTGCAGGTACCTCGGCGGCCACAAAAGACGCTGA